Genomic segment of Bacteroides intestinalis DSM 17393:
GGGATACATTTGAGATCAAGAAGGCTCACTACCGGGTGCGTGGTTGTGAAACGTCGTTGGGAAATGTGGAGTCACAGGATGCACTGATGCGTATAGTAGCAAATGGCAGGGAAAAAGATTATGGAATAGTGATGAGTGGGTATCCTTATAATGGATTGGTGAACTGGAATATCGTGTGTTTTGGTCCTCTCTATCTTCCTGCAAAAGGAGATGAGATAGAGATGAATCCTAAACATGCTGTCCTATATCGGAATGCGATAGAATGGGAACAGAAAAAGAAACTTTTCCTGCATGGTGATACGGTTTTCCTGAACGACAGTGTGATCCATACTTACCGTTTTAAAGAGAACTATTATTTCGTTGCAGGCGATAAGGTTATGAATTCTCAAGATTCCCGTTATTGGGGCTTGCTTCCGGAACCTTTTATTGTGGGTAAGGTTGTCCGGATCTGGAAGTCGGTGGATAGGGGTGCGGGTAAGGTTCGATGGGATAGGACATTTAAAAAGATAGAATGAGATGATAAAGAAAAGAGCTGGCTAATGTAAGAAGATGGGAAAAATACAAACTTATAAAATAAAGACAGCAGTAATGGTCTTACTGTTGTTTGCGGCTATATGTTCCTTACAGAGTCTTGCTTGTGCGACAACTCCCGAACTTCCTTCCGGAGAAACTGTTGGGCAATGGGTTTGGTTAGGAAAGGCTGTGTTGTTTTCTTCCGGATGCATTCTTATTGCTTCTTTCCTGCAGTTGTTCGGAAAGGCTTACAGGGAAGATGCTTTGGAGTTCCGGCATTTTTATGCTTATGTAGCGTGGAGTTTAGTTCTTTTGGGGGGTGTTGAGGCAGTGTGGGGATTGTGCCAGCTTTATGGATTTTCTGTTTCCGGTCATTCACGTTATGCACTTACAGGTTCTTTTTTCAATCCCGGTCCGTATGCGGGTTATCTGGCAATGGTGCTGCCTGTATGTCTACATTTGTATCTGCGCATTTGTGGCTGGAAGGGGATGCCTGCGCGCTATAAAATAGAAAAAGGTGCGGCTGCCGTGTCGGGTATGCTTATTCTTTGTGTATTGCCTTCTACCATGAGCCGTTCTGCTTGGGTAGCTGCGGCAATAAGCTGTGCTTGGGTGGCATATATGCATCGTGATAAACGAAAATGGAGTATATTGTGGCGTCGCTACAAGAAGCGTTATGTTTTATGGGGAGCCGGGATATTTTTAATTCTGTCGTTGGCTGCTGCGGGAATGTTCTTTTTGAAACCCGATTCAGCATTGGGCCGTCGGTTCATGTGGAAGATGACTTGCCGGGCTATTGCTGCTCATCCGTGGGGATGCCCTACCGGATTCGCTTGTGCTTATGGCGAGGCTCAGAGTTTATATTTTGCCTCGGGGAACTATGCTTCTTGGGAAGAACGTGTGGCAGGAAGTCCTGAATATGCATTTAATGAGTACCTGGAGGTTGCCCTGACGTATGGTGTCGCTATGTGTATACTGGTGCTGTTTGTAATCTTTGGTTGTCTTTGGATAGGAGTGAAGCTCCGCCGTTATGGTATCTGTGGAGCTCTTATTTCCCTGCTTGTATTTTCTTTTTCTTCCTATCCGTTGCATCTTCCGGCTTTCATCGTAACTGCTATATGTCTGCTTCTTGCCTGTGGGATAGGTGATGTAATTGGCAAGTATCTTGTTTTGTGTGTTTGTCTGGTGTTGTGGTTCGGAGGTTATGCGGAAAAATGGACACAAGAAAGAGATGCCTGCCGGGATTGGGTGAATGCGAGAATACTCTATCGCTCGGGGGCTTACGAAGCTGCCAACAGGGCTTATGAAAAGCTTTATCCGTCTTTGAGGAAGAAGGGTGCATTCTTGTTTGAATATGGGCATAGCTTGCATAAATCCGGTCGCTATGACGAATCTTTTGAATATCTGGATCAGGCACGGTTGTATAGCAATGATCCGATGATATTGAATATTATGGGTAAGAACTGCCAGGCGTTACATGAATATAAATGTGCCGAGGCTTTTTTTCTTATTTCTGTTAGTCGCCTGCCGGGTAGAATCTATCCTTACTATCTGCTGGCTAAGCTTTATTCCGAGCCGGACTATCGGGATAAAGACAAGTTCGGGGATATGAAATGGAATGTGCTGAATCGGAAGCCCAAGGTTTATTCTACAGCTATTGAAGAGATGCGCAGGGAAGTGGAGGAGATTGCGGAGAATTGGGATACCGGGAGTAGTATTATATGTTCTGATGACGTTGAATCGGAAGAGTGAGGCGGCATTGAGAATGCAAATTATATGGAACATAAAAACGAGAGAATTATATGGAAACCTATCATGATAACTGGAATGCCTGTCTGTTATTCCGCAATAAACAACTGACTAAACAACTGAAAGACTATCAGAATGCCTCGGCACTGGCTGAATGTTCTCCTTCCCTACTTGTGTCTATGGGGCAATTGCTTTGTCTTCATCAGCATCCGTCTTACGGACTTGTCCGGGATGAGGCTGAGTGGGCGAATCTGTTTACTGTCATTGATATGTTGTATGGTGATTGCCTGTCGGAGACGTTATCTTCATATGGACTGAGTATGCAGGAATTGAAGTTATGCTACCTGGTTCGTGCCCGGTTGGGTAATAAGGCTATTGCAGTTCTCTTCAATATAACTCCCCGTTCGGTGCTGAA
This window contains:
- the lepB gene encoding signal peptidase I → MENNSSGKKKKGVSWVVDKLLNLFLIACGVVVIWILLQVTSIATFKIPSDSMEPALLAGDNILVNKWVMGGRIFNIWDALEGKKVKITRLPGLGRIRRNDVLVFNFPYPAQWDSIGLNLMSYYVKRCVALPGDTFEIKKAHYRVRGCETSLGNVESQDALMRIVANGREKDYGIVMSGYPYNGLVNWNIVCFGPLYLPAKGDEIEMNPKHAVLYRNAIEWEQKKKLFLHGDTVFLNDSVIHTYRFKENYYFVAGDKVMNSQDSRYWGLLPEPFIVGKVVRIWKSVDRGAGKVRWDRTFKKIE
- a CDS encoding O-antigen ligase family protein, whose product is MGKIQTYKIKTAVMVLLLFAAICSLQSLACATTPELPSGETVGQWVWLGKAVLFSSGCILIASFLQLFGKAYREDALEFRHFYAYVAWSLVLLGGVEAVWGLCQLYGFSVSGHSRYALTGSFFNPGPYAGYLAMVLPVCLHLYLRICGWKGMPARYKIEKGAAAVSGMLILCVLPSTMSRSAWVAAAISCAWVAYMHRDKRKWSILWRRYKKRYVLWGAGIFLILSLAAAGMFFLKPDSALGRRFMWKMTCRAIAAHPWGCPTGFACAYGEAQSLYFASGNYASWEERVAGSPEYAFNEYLEVALTYGVAMCILVLFVIFGCLWIGVKLRRYGICGALISLLVFSFSSYPLHLPAFIVTAICLLLACGIGDVIGKYLVLCVCLVLWFGGYAEKWTQERDACRDWVNARILYRSGAYEAANRAYEKLYPSLRKKGAFLFEYGHSLHKSGRYDESFEYLDQARLYSNDPMILNIMGKNCQALHEYKCAEAFFLISVSRLPGRIYPYYLLAKLYSEPDYRDKDKFGDMKWNVLNRKPKVYSTAIEEMRREVEEIAENWDTGSSIICSDDVESEE
- a CDS encoding helix-turn-helix transcriptional regulator gives rise to the protein METYHDNWNACLLFRNKQLTKQLKDYQNASALAECSPSLLVSMGQLLCLHQHPSYGLVRDEAEWANLFTVIDMLYGDCLSETLSSYGLSMQELKLCYLVRARLGNKAIAVLFNITPRSVLKAKQRIKGKLALSATDCLDTYIQQY